One genomic segment of Culturomica massiliensis includes these proteins:
- a CDS encoding LytR/AlgR family response regulator transcription factor has protein sequence MDKTIIIKTSKEITPINTKDISHIEIDSDCCTFHFDDGSKFSCSKSLNNIERLLPSYFIRVHRNCIINTNKIVKINIKNRIASLQNGNNVKISVRKLKYIKYSLISLQKD, from the coding sequence ATGGATAAAACAATAATAATTAAGACTTCAAAGGAAATCACTCCAATAAATACAAAGGATATTTCACATATAGAAATTGATTCAGATTGCTGTACATTCCATTTTGATGATGGTAGTAAATTTTCCTGTTCTAAATCATTAAATAATATAGAGCGTTTATTACCTTCTTATTTTATTCGAGTTCATCGTAATTGTATTATTAATACAAATAAGATAGTAAAAATCAATATAAAGAATAGAATAGCATCTTTGCAAAACGGAAATAATGTTAAAATATCAGTAAGAAAATTGAAATATATAAAATATTCACTAATTTCTCTCCAGAAAGATTAA
- a CDS encoding ATP-binding protein, protein MENINADQYSEEQKDLLKLIPSYSSQGVVIYGQDGGLIYANQTALKMFGVGITDVLGINIFKDPNVEDKDKEALKQGKDVAFETDYDFELGHDFLGSTIRGQRKYFITKIVIMRDNQQNILGYLLTCEDVSEKKYQEIALIESHKKIETIHRNLALALEAGNLIAWNYNVAEEMFYPVRNELSTEKISLENALERIHPEDREKFIVTLESILHKGQSSGNVVLRFLHDRYLYFDCKFLGIKDKMGQIADITFIQRDITQELEYQEKLLQAKKKAEEADRLKSAFLANMSHEIRTPLNAIVGFSDLLALSDNEQDKQEYVNIISENNELLLRLIGDILDLSKIEANMIELHPEYFDVSELYDSLYSTLRLKVTDPGIEFILDNPYAECWVTLDKNRLKQICINFVTNAIKCTKSGHIKMGYEYVDGGIRLYVEDTGVGIAKENHYRVFQRFQKLNDFAQGTGLGLAICRAIVERKKGKIGFESEPGVGSTFWAWMPCEAKLETGEKIRERLSDKAVFKPETPPVNTRCLKIMVAEDNNSNYLLMERILCSHHLKRVYNGQEAVEKVSREPFDVIFMDMRMPVMGGLEATQKIRKFNKDIAIIAVTANAFDTDKENALQAGCNAFLTKPLKKKELFELLESISVSH, encoded by the coding sequence ATGGAAAATATAAATGCTGACCAATATAGTGAGGAACAAAAAGATCTTTTAAAGCTTATTCCTTCTTATTCCTCACAAGGAGTTGTTATTTATGGTCAGGATGGTGGTTTGATATATGCTAATCAGACAGCTTTGAAAATGTTTGGAGTGGGAATAACGGATGTGCTCGGGATTAATATTTTCAAAGATCCGAATGTGGAGGATAAAGATAAAGAAGCATTAAAGCAAGGAAAAGATGTTGCTTTTGAAACGGATTATGATTTTGAGCTGGGGCATGATTTTTTAGGTTCGACAATTCGTGGACAACGAAAATATTTTATCACCAAGATTGTCATTATGCGTGATAATCAGCAGAATATATTGGGTTATCTCCTGACATGTGAAGATGTGTCTGAAAAAAAATATCAGGAAATTGCCTTGATCGAAAGCCATAAGAAGATAGAAACCATTCACCGGAACTTAGCTCTGGCTTTAGAGGCGGGTAATTTGATTGCCTGGAATTACAATGTTGCAGAGGAAATGTTTTATCCGGTCAGAAATGAATTGAGCACTGAAAAGATTTCGTTGGAAAATGCTTTGGAAAGGATTCATCCGGAAGATAGGGAAAAGTTTATAGTTACCCTGGAGTCTATTCTTCATAAAGGACAATCGTCCGGTAATGTTGTTCTTCGTTTTTTGCATGACAGATATCTTTATTTTGATTGTAAATTTTTAGGAATCAAGGATAAAATGGGGCAAATCGCCGACATTACTTTTATTCAGCGGGATATTACCCAAGAATTAGAATATCAGGAAAAGTTACTTCAAGCCAAGAAAAAAGCGGAAGAGGCAGATCGGTTGAAGTCGGCATTCCTCGCTAATATGAGTCATGAAATCCGTACACCTTTGAATGCTATAGTCGGTTTTTCCGATTTATTGGCTTTGAGCGATAATGAGCAAGATAAACAGGAATATGTAAATATAATTTCTGAGAATAATGAACTTTTGCTGCGTTTGATCGGGGATATATTGGATTTATCGAAAATAGAGGCTAACATGATCGAATTGCATCCGGAATATTTTGACGTTTCCGAATTATATGATAGTTTATATTCAACACTGCGATTGAAAGTGACGGATCCGGGGATTGAATTTATACTGGATAATCCGTATGCTGAATGCTGGGTAACCCTGGATAAAAACCGCCTGAAGCAAATATGTATAAATTTTGTCACGAATGCTATTAAATGTACTAAATCCGGGCATATCAAAATGGGCTACGAGTATGTTGATGGCGGAATACGTTTATATGTTGAAGATACCGGAGTCGGTATAGCTAAAGAAAATCATTACCGCGTGTTTCAGCGTTTCCAGAAATTAAATGACTTTGCACAGGGAACCGGATTGGGACTGGCGATTTGCCGTGCTATCGTTGAACGGAAAAAGGGGAAAATCGGGTTTGAGTCTGAGCCTGGAGTTGGGTCAACTTTTTGGGCCTGGATGCCTTGTGAAGCTAAACTTGAAACAGGCGAAAAGATTCGGGAACGACTTTCGGATAAAGCTGTTTTTAAACCTGAAACGCCGCCTGTAAATACACGGTGTTTAAAAATTATGGTTGCTGAAGATAATAATAGCAATTATTTACTTATGGAACGTATCCTGTGCTCGCATCATCTAAAACGGGTCTATAATGGTCAGGAAGCTGTTGAAAAAGTCAGTAGAGAACCCTTTGATGTTATATTTATGGATATGAGAATGCCGGTTATGGGCGGATTGGAAGCTACACAGAAAATCCGGAAATTTAATAAAGACATTGCTATTATTGCAGTCACGGCCAATGCATTTGATACGGATAAAGAAAACGCTTTGCAGGCAGGCTGTAATGCTTTTCTGACCAAGCCCCTGAAAAAGAAAGAATTGTTTGAACTGCTCGAAAGCATTTCTGTCAGTCATTAG
- a CDS encoding carboxypeptidase regulatory-like domain-containing protein codes for MGINSYAQKAEVRGRGLDKATYEPIAYANILVFTERDSLIKGTITDEKGAFRIARITPGNYSIKISFI; via the coding sequence TTGGGCATAAATAGTTATGCTCAAAAAGCAGAGGTTAGAGGGCGGGGTTTGGATAAAGCTACTTATGAGCCGATTGCTTATGCCAATATTCTCGTGTTTACCGAAAGAGATTCCTTGATTAAAGGAACCATAACAGATGAAAAAGGTGCTTTTCGGATCGCCCGTATAACACCTGGAAATTACTCTATAAAAATTTCTTTCATCTAA
- a CDS encoding IS30-like element IS4351 family transposase translates to MSKHITEEQRYAISMMLQIPMSKKAIAEAIGVDKSTVYREIKRNCDARSGSYSMELAQRKADRRKQQKHRKEVLTPAMRKRIIKLLKKGFSPEQIVGRSRLEGIAMVSHETIYRWIWEDKRRGGKLHKYLRRQGRRYAKRGSKNAGRGFIPGRVDIDERPEIVELKERFGDLEIDTIIGKNHKGAILTINDRATSRVWIRKLSGKEAIPVAKIAVWALRKVKNLIHTITADNGKEFAKHEEIAQKLEIKFYFCKPYHSWERGANENTNGLIRQYIPKGKDFSEVTNKQIKWIENKLNNRPRKRLGYLTPNEKFKQIINQNSVAFAS, encoded by the coding sequence ATGAGCAAACATATAACCGAGGAACAAAGGTATGCAATTTCTATGATGTTGCAAATACCGATGAGCAAAAAAGCAATAGCGGAAGCTATCGGAGTAGATAAAAGCACTGTTTACAGGGAGATAAAGCGCAATTGCGACGCCCGAAGTGGTAGCTATAGCATGGAGCTTGCCCAGCGAAAAGCAGACAGGCGCAAGCAGCAAAAACATCGCAAGGAAGTGCTTACACCGGCAATGAGAAAACGGATAATAAAGCTGTTGAAGAAAGGATTCAGCCCGGAGCAGATTGTCGGCAGGAGCCGCTTGGAGGGAATTGCGATGGTATCTCACGAAACGATATATCGCTGGATTTGGGAGGATAAGCGGCGGGGTGGCAAACTGCACAAATATCTTCGCAGACAAGGTCGCAGGTATGCCAAACGTGGTTCTAAAAATGCAGGGCGAGGATTTATCCCAGGCAGGGTGGATATTGATGAGCGTCCCGAGATAGTGGAACTGAAGGAGAGATTTGGTGATTTAGAGATAGATACAATTATTGGTAAGAACCACAAAGGTGCCATTCTTACCATTAACGACAGAGCAACAAGCAGGGTCTGGATACGCAAGTTGTCGGGAAAAGAAGCCATCCCGGTAGCTAAGATTGCAGTATGGGCACTGCGGAAAGTGAAAAACTTAATACACACAATTACGGCTGACAATGGAAAGGAGTTTGCAAAGCACGAGGAAATTGCGCAAAAATTGGAAATAAAATTCTATTTTTGCAAACCATACCACTCATGGGAACGTGGTGCCAATGAAAACACCAACGGGCTTATCAGGCAGTATATCCCAAAGGGTAAGGACTTTAGTGAAGTAACCAACAAACAGATTAAGTGGATTGAAAATAAACTCAATAATCGACCTCGTAAAAGACTTGGATACCTCACGCCAAACGAAAAATTTAAACAAATTATTAATCAGAATTCTGTTGCATTTGCAAGTTGA
- a CDS encoding peptidase domain-containing ABC transporter, which produces MKFPFFHQLDSNDCGATCLKMICSYYGKNVSLHELRKLCDPDMHGVTVKDLAEAAGKTGFETEAVLISIEDIQRMPLPAILYWNQNHFVVLYKIDTKRQIYYIANPAFGKLKLNKNDFFESWIGADVDKNTRGVAILLDAEINVSNRNYKQKSEYKQAVKQIVTHIKTISQKFSKWYIISIILVLVSLLMNWAIPILFQKTIDSGIGAKNISLVQLFILGQLACAIGYIFFSTLYDLLLLKINFKVSTTFLEDFLGKVIKLPLFFFLRRVSSDLLQRIQDLELLQRFLTRHVIRFLITTANFILFLSLLGTYSLIIVSIFLFSSLAILGWISIFFKKRAILDFSRFEVLSDYRNNYFELISGMSDIKINNASNTKVQKSKSLLQKTNNLLLQTLYVENYQIVGVNILDNIKNYFILGLCAYWVVEGRLSLGEMISINYIIGQLSGSINFYSNFVRDFQDAQISVTRLNEINNTHSEIRASDIYTNVTLSQGVYFKNVSFKYSSNQAHYVIKDISFAIPKGKVTAFVGESGSGKTTILKLLLGFYPVQTGEILLDDKNLNEVNIEKWRSMCGAVLQDGYIFSGTFMENIALADMKPDVARVIYAAKIACINDFIESLPMQYNTLIGKNGIMLSGGEKQRILIARAVYKNPEFLLLDEATNSLDSINELKISENLNKFYKDKTVVIIAHRLSTIRNADTIIVLNHGKVAEVGNHEILIDRKNIYYNLIKNQLR; this is translated from the coding sequence ATGAAATTTCCATTTTTTCACCAGTTAGATTCTAATGATTGTGGTGCAACATGCCTTAAAATGATTTGTTCGTATTATGGTAAAAATGTTTCACTACATGAACTAAGAAAACTATGTGATCCCGACATGCATGGGGTTACAGTGAAAGACTTAGCAGAAGCTGCAGGAAAAACTGGATTTGAAACCGAAGCTGTTTTAATTAGCATTGAGGACATACAGAGAATGCCCTTGCCAGCTATTCTTTATTGGAACCAAAATCATTTTGTTGTTTTATATAAAATTGATACGAAAAGGCAGATTTACTACATTGCTAATCCAGCCTTTGGTAAATTAAAATTGAATAAAAATGATTTTTTTGAAAGTTGGATTGGTGCTGACGTAGATAAAAATACAAGAGGGGTCGCGATTCTATTAGATGCAGAAATAAATGTTTCTAATCGTAATTATAAGCAAAAGAGCGAGTATAAACAAGCAGTTAAACAGATAGTTACTCATATAAAGACAATCTCTCAAAAGTTTTCAAAATGGTATATCATTTCAATAATATTAGTATTGGTGTCCTTGCTGATGAATTGGGCTATTCCTATTTTGTTTCAGAAGACAATAGATAGTGGAATAGGTGCTAAAAATATATCATTAGTTCAGTTATTTATTTTAGGGCAACTTGCGTGTGCTATTGGTTATATCTTCTTTTCAACGTTGTACGATCTTTTATTACTGAAAATTAATTTTAAAGTTTCAACTACATTTCTAGAGGATTTTCTAGGGAAAGTAATTAAACTTCCATTGTTTTTTTTCTTACGCAGAGTTAGTTCTGATTTGCTTCAACGAATTCAAGATTTAGAATTATTACAACGCTTTTTAACACGGCATGTTATTAGGTTTCTAATTACAACTGCTAACTTTATCCTGTTCCTCTCTCTTTTAGGAACATATAGTTTAATTATTGTATCTATATTTCTTTTTTCAAGTTTAGCTATCCTAGGGTGGATAAGTATTTTTTTTAAAAAAAGGGCAATCTTAGATTTTTCAAGATTTGAAGTATTGTCAGATTATCGGAATAATTATTTTGAACTTATATCAGGAATGTCCGATATAAAAATTAATAATGCAAGTAATACAAAAGTTCAAAAGTCTAAATCTCTACTTCAGAAAACAAATAATTTACTTCTTCAGACATTATATGTGGAGAATTATCAGATCGTAGGAGTAAATATTCTTGATAATATTAAGAATTATTTTATTCTTGGTCTATGCGCATATTGGGTTGTTGAAGGAAGATTATCTCTAGGGGAAATGATAAGTATAAATTATATAATCGGTCAGCTTAGTGGTTCTATTAATTTCTATTCAAACTTTGTTAGAGATTTTCAAGATGCTCAAATCTCTGTCACAAGGCTTAATGAAATTAATAATACACATTCCGAGATTAGGGCTAGTGATATTTATACGAATGTAACATTAAGTCAGGGAGTTTATTTTAAAAATGTATCTTTTAAATATTCGAGCAATCAAGCTCACTATGTAATCAAAGATATTTCATTTGCTATTCCCAAAGGAAAGGTTACCGCATTTGTTGGAGAAAGTGGTAGTGGAAAAACTACTATATTAAAATTATTATTAGGATTTTATCCTGTACAAACTGGAGAAATCCTTTTAGATGATAAAAATCTTAATGAGGTCAATATTGAAAAATGGCGATCTATGTGTGGTGCTGTTTTACAAGATGGGTATATTTTTAGTGGGACTTTTATGGAAAATATCGCATTGGCCGATATGAAACCTGATGTAGCCAGAGTTATATATGCAGCCAAAATAGCATGTATTAATGATTTTATTGAATCTCTTCCTATGCAATATAATACTCTAATTGGGAAAAATGGAATAATGTTAAGTGGTGGAGAAAAACAGCGAATTTTGATTGCAAGGGCAGTATATAAAAATCCAGAATTTTTGCTGTTAGATGAGGCTACAAACTCGTTAGATTCAATTAATGAATTAAAAATAAGTGAGAATTTAAATAAATTCTATAAAGATAAAACAGTAGTAATCATCGCTCATCGTTTGAGTACCATTAGAAATGCCGATACCATTATAGTCTTAAATCATGGGAAAGTTGCGGAAGTTGGGAATCATGAGATTTTAATAGACAGGAAAAATATTTATTATAATTTAATAAAAAATCAACTTAGATAA
- a CDS encoding outer membrane beta-barrel family protein yields the protein MVFKHFFLLCITCFLGLGINSYAQKADIRGRVLDKATYEPIAYANIFLFTERDSLVKGTITDEKGVFRIARITPGNYSIKISFIGYNSVILKDKFLNTEKNDLGDIVLEVLAENLKEVVVKSSRPPLTYKVDRKVIDARSFPGADVAMDLLENVPSVQLSFDGKLTYRGDGTFKVYINGNPTPNGEEKLRQIPANQIDRMEIITNPSAKYDSEGTAGIIQVILKKNRLEGYNITSTLKLDSRGEYYGLFSVDKKGEKSGWYIQGQLSRYIWEKYSENEYQKVESENKVYETTLNTDHKNRENKSYIELGFNHDFTERDYINFSGYIYPSKTKKHNKSKGVVHESIAELSNVTDNGYDYLSELNYNYQYVGATLSYDHKFNKERTHLLSLYLDYAGYLRDLEERQIDSKIYTTHTERVGYMASEKNETIFVGKLSYKLPIHKNITLESGLNINIDDIPKATSTSGTFDDKGVITKFANEPLNQSVYFNQKIYSAFLTLETEWKRFALLVGARLESTHRQSDYSYDLNGQRITIPSKNNFTDFFPTFHLSYSLDESESAQLYGSYSKRIHRPDYWSLLPMEQYQSLYSYYKGNGDLKPAHSNAYEVGYKKSWNRDFIAAEVFWRNTSDVTQDYARVDSSNVLMYSPENVGKSTNIGVELMAGVDVFTWWNVNFSSSLFSYRLKVDFENQHNTVKSLRYSGRINNTIKLPQSFTFRWDLSYRSPIHDAQRKRDGYFVSNMSLRKGFLNNRWAAIIAYNNVFSTLNYHTISKNDTDFYINNYYKEKPFVSLRIIYSFNNQK from the coding sequence ATGGTGTTTAAACATTTTTTTCTATTATGTATTACTTGTTTTTTAGGTTTGGGCATAAATAGTTATGCTCAAAAAGCAGATATTAGAGGGCGGGTTTTGGATAAAGCTACTTATGAGCCGATTGCTTATGCCAATATTTTCCTGTTTACAGAAAGAGATTCCTTGGTTAAAGGAACCATAACAGATGAAAAAGGTGTTTTTCGGATCGCCCGTATAACACCCGGAAATTATTCTATAAAAATTTCTTTCATCGGTTATAACTCCGTTATTCTAAAGGACAAGTTTTTGAATACGGAAAAAAATGATTTAGGCGATATCGTATTAGAGGTTTTAGCCGAAAATTTAAAAGAGGTGGTTGTAAAAAGTTCGAGGCCTCCATTAACTTATAAGGTGGACCGCAAGGTTATTGATGCCCGAAGTTTTCCCGGTGCGGATGTAGCTATGGATTTACTCGAAAACGTACCTTCTGTTCAGTTAAGTTTTGACGGTAAGCTGACTTATCGGGGTGATGGAACTTTTAAAGTATATATAAATGGAAATCCTACTCCCAATGGGGAAGAGAAACTCAGGCAAATACCCGCCAATCAAATTGACCGAATGGAGATAATAACAAATCCATCTGCAAAATATGATTCGGAAGGTACAGCAGGGATTATCCAGGTTATTCTGAAGAAAAACAGGTTAGAGGGCTACAACATTACTTCTACGTTAAAATTGGATAGTAGGGGAGAATATTACGGATTGTTTTCAGTGGATAAGAAAGGGGAAAAAAGCGGTTGGTATATACAAGGACAGTTAAGCAGGTATATATGGGAGAAATATTCGGAAAATGAATATCAAAAAGTAGAGAGCGAAAATAAAGTATATGAAACGACACTGAATACAGACCATAAAAATCGGGAAAACAAATCGTACATAGAATTAGGCTTTAATCATGATTTTACGGAGAGAGACTATATAAATTTTTCAGGTTATATCTACCCTTCTAAAACCAAAAAGCACAATAAAAGTAAGGGGGTAGTTCATGAATCCATCGCGGAACTCAGTAATGTAACAGACAACGGATATGATTATTTAAGTGAATTGAATTATAATTATCAGTATGTTGGTGCGACACTGTCTTACGATCATAAATTCAATAAGGAAAGAACGCATCTTTTATCCCTCTACCTGGATTATGCCGGATATTTAAGGGATTTGGAAGAACGACAAATTGATTCTAAGATATATACTACACATACTGAGCGTGTAGGTTATATGGCAAGTGAAAAGAATGAAACCATTTTTGTCGGCAAATTAAGTTATAAGCTTCCTATTCATAAAAATATTACATTAGAGTCCGGTTTAAACATCAACATAGATGACATACCGAAGGCCACCTCCACAAGCGGAACATTTGATGACAAGGGAGTAATCACCAAATTTGCAAACGAGCCTTTGAATCAATCGGTTTATTTTAATCAAAAGATTTATTCTGCATTTTTGACTTTAGAAACCGAATGGAAAAGATTTGCACTTTTAGTCGGGGCCAGACTGGAAAGTACGCACCGGCAATCAGATTATAGTTATGACTTGAACGGTCAAAGAATAACCATACCGTCGAAGAATAATTTTACAGATTTTTTCCCAACCTTTCATTTATCCTATAGTCTTGACGAATCCGAATCCGCCCAGCTATACGGCAGTTATTCCAAACGGATTCATCGCCCGGATTATTGGAGTTTATTACCCATGGAACAGTATCAATCCCTGTATTCCTATTATAAGGGAAATGGAGATTTAAAACCAGCGCATAGCAATGCCTATGAGGTGGGCTATAAAAAATCGTGGAATAGAGACTTTATTGCTGCGGAAGTTTTTTGGCGTAACACCAGTGATGTTACACAAGACTATGCCCGGGTTGATTCTTCCAATGTATTGATGTATTCTCCTGAAAATGTCGGCAAGTCAACAAATATAGGAGTCGAACTCATGGCGGGTGTGGATGTTTTTACGTGGTGGAATGTAAATTTCTCGTCATCCCTATTCTCGTATAGGCTAAAAGTGGATTTTGAAAATCAGCATAATACCGTAAAAAGTTTAAGATATAGCGGTAGAATCAATAATACGATAAAACTCCCGCAATCTTTTACTTTCCGATGGGATTTGTCTTATCGGAGTCCGATACACGATGCACAAAGAAAAAGAGACGGTTACTTTGTGTCCAATATGTCTTTAAGAAAAGGTTTTTTGAATAATCGTTGGGCTGCGATTATAGCGTATAATAATGTTTTCTCTACGCTGAACTATCATACCATATCAAAAAATGATACTGATTTTTACATTAATAATTATTACAAAGAAAAACCCTTTGTTTCTCTCCGCATCATTTATTCTTTTAATAATCAAAAATAA
- the pstS gene encoding phosphate ABC transporter substrate-binding protein PstS, protein MKNLLFIGILILRLVTCGYTCEAGVPDGKKGTIAGASATFPLPFYNLAFKSYQDKTGVSVTYGGIGSGGGIRNQKDRVVDFGGSDAYLSDKEMSEMPSATVHVPTYMGAVVMAYNLPGVKDLKLTGEIIADIYLGKITRWNDNRIQTVNPGLNLPDRVLNPVYRSDGSGTTFVFSDYLTKISGEWADRVGTGKSLKWPAGLAAKGNPGVAGIISQTPGTIGYVGSEYAFALNIPIAQLKNKAGRFISPNAESISAAASGEMPADTRTMITNAPVSDAYPISCFTWIILYKEQAYNGRKLRRKKR, encoded by the coding sequence ATGAAGAATTTATTATTCATCGGAATTTTAATACTGCGTCTGGTTACCTGCGGCTATACTTGCGAAGCCGGAGTTCCGGACGGGAAAAAAGGGACGATTGCGGGTGCCAGCGCGACTTTCCCCCTTCCTTTTTATAATCTGGCTTTTAAAAGTTATCAGGATAAAACGGGAGTTTCGGTTACCTACGGAGGCATCGGTAGCGGAGGCGGTATACGCAATCAGAAAGACCGTGTCGTGGATTTCGGAGGTTCCGATGCTTATCTTTCCGATAAGGAAATGAGCGAAATGCCTTCCGCCACCGTGCATGTACCTACCTACATGGGAGCTGTTGTTATGGCTTACAATCTTCCGGGAGTGAAAGATTTGAAATTAACCGGGGAGATTATAGCCGATATTTATCTGGGTAAGATCACCCGATGGAATGACAACCGGATTCAGACTGTCAATCCGGGGCTGAATTTACCCGATCGGGTATTGAACCCGGTGTATCGCTCCGACGGTAGCGGTACGACCTTCGTATTCAGCGATTATCTGACCAAAATAAGCGGGGAGTGGGCAGACCGGGTCGGTACGGGAAAATCGTTGAAATGGCCTGCCGGTTTAGCTGCGAAAGGGAATCCCGGCGTGGCCGGAATCATCAGCCAGACTCCCGGAACGATCGGCTATGTCGGTTCTGAATATGCTTTCGCTTTAAATATCCCGATAGCTCAGCTAAAAAATAAGGCGGGTCGCTTTATCAGTCCGAACGCAGAAAGTATCTCGGCTGCGGCCAGCGGAGAAATGCCCGCAGATACCCGTACCATGATCACCAATGCCCCAGTATCCGATGCTTATCCGATCAGTTGTTTTACCTGGATTATTCTTTATAAAGAACAGGCTTATAACGGACGGAAGCTCAGGCGAAAGAAACGCTGA